TGGGCGTCGTGGCGCTGTCAGCCCTGGGGCCCGGTGACGCCGGCGGACGTGTGCTTGCTTGGATGGCTCGAACGCCTCGCTATCGCGCGCGCATCGCTTGTCGCGATCACATCCGTCCTCTTGCTCCGAGGAGCTCGGAGGGGCGGATGCGTTGAGCGATGACCCCCGATCGAGAGTCGGCGCCTCAGGAGGCGACATCGGTCGAGGAATGCGGTGTTTCGCTTTTGTTTTCGTCTTGCTTGCAAGACTCATGATTTGTTCGGGTGTTTGTTAGCCGCTGATGACAATAGGAGGCATTCGTTCGGTTGAATGCATGCAAGGTCCGGCAAGTACACGCAGCAACGAAAACGCGATGAATGTGCAACGAAGGGAAAAGGAACCTCCGAAAGAACAAAAACAAGGCAAGGACGAACCCGCATCGattgacgggggggggggggggggggggtactaatACTGGCCACCCgcggcttttattttttttactggatCCATGAGGAAACACCACAGAGGGTATTTGTCTCCATTCACGGGACATTGTTGATTACATTGACAGTGATGGCGTCAAGGGGAGGTAAGAAGTGGCGGGCGCCTTCCCATAAATCTGCCGAACGCTTTCTTCAGTTCCTgacgagttgttttttttttttggcacataATGTCTTAAACGTACCAGTTCCTGCATTTAACCCTGGCTGGTGAGaaaatgtgcgaagctgtcgtcgaaGCTTCATGAGGCGCAATGCTATGTAGGAACCGTGCCGGCCAAAAGTTTTACTCCCCCTCCCTCCTCTACGAATATCAGCACCACACCCCATTGCGAATATCCTGGCGCCGTTCCTATACGTTGGTACTGACACTACATCGCAGACTGGTCAATACCCCTCACTGTGTTTAGTTTTACACGATAGAGTAATTTCTCCAACACGCCTTGCCTTTGCCGGGCCTAGTGGCGGATCTTTAACAGTCTTCTTGCACGTGGAGAAGCGGTTCTTATGCGAGTTGCTATCACCGACACATTTTAAGTGTATGAGGTTGTCTGTATAAGAATCTAACAATACAGGTCACCTCCGTCCTTGTATCGCCATATATTTGATCAGCCAGTTTACGTCCACTCCAGGACAGAGGCCTCATCGAGTGACccccaattatccctgtccttccTATCCCAGAAATTTTCCTTACCTGATCTCCCGACCTGACTCTTTCCCGCCCCCAGCTATGTTtttccagagtccttcaatgATTTTGCCTTCCTGTAGATCTACTCTGTAACTCTAGCGGGCTATCGGTTATCGTTTGTCTTCtttgaccgcagcggtgggctagtagtctgagcatccgcctcgcatgcgggaggtgcggggttcgatccccagggccgccgggtacccaccggtgataccatgggtacaagctttcccctgcctcttgttcggcttattcagggtgaaatgcttgggaaatgcgtcgttgaccccaccttgagtagaagaaaacaccttgtgccatggcactctttggccacagatgtccttgcgccataagaatcaatcatcatcatcatcatcatttgacTTATGTGTGTCTAATTTCTGAAGTGGTACGAACCAACAAGGTGCCCCACAGACCACTGTAGCCTCGCGAGTGCCAACGAATAGCCTTTGGGAGGCTTCGCGTTGTTGCTCGTTAGACCCGGTGACGCAGCACTTTGCTGAATGCCCGTCTCGTTCCCCTTCGCAGACACGGAGCAGTGGGAGCTCACGAGCGGCGAaggcagcagcggctgcggcgaACACCCCCCGGCGCGGCACAACCACTCGTGCGTGGTGCACCAGGGCGCCATGTGGGTCTACGGGGGCCTCACCGACCTCCAGGAGCGCTCCGACTTCTGGACCTACCACTTCGGTACATGATGTGCAATTGTACATTGCACCCTAaaccgcttttcttttttttgcggacaAAGCGACACCATTTCCGCACATTCTCTTCATAATcgaggcagtaattactcattagcacccATCTGTGGCAGCCATTCGGCTACACAGAGAAGCTACGCAGCTTTCTCAGGGagggttcgaaccccggtccaGGGCGAAATTTTCTTCCAACTGCGAAGGTTCTGAGGAATGCGCGGAGCTTTCCATTGCGGCCATATGGGTGCGCTCAGGAGGgtgttaatgagtaattactatCTTGGTCGAAACGCACTCCACGTTGGGGGGATTGCCCTAAATACATTGGACTTTTTGTGTTCGCGCACGCAGACGGCGGCCGCTGGAGTCGAGTGCGGCAAGCCAAGGGCGGCCCCGTCGAGCTGCACGGACACGCGGCCGTGCAGGCACAGGGCTTCATGTACCTCTTCGGCGGGGAGCGGGCCGGCGCCGCCAACAACGACCTCTGGAGGTTCCACTTTGGTGAGCGATCTGTAGACGAGACCACGTGTACGAAATCACTGCGCTTCTCTCTTGAGTGTACACGAGAGGACCACCTGCTTGAAGGAGAATAACCATGCAGTATAGCGATATAACTGCACTATCATTGGAACTCGTTTTACTGTCGTAGCTGTTGTCGCTTGTCCTGCGCATCACATCTACAGCATCTGTAGTATGAATTACAGGACTGTTTATCTGGTTCATATCTCATGCTAATGGCTGCGCACTTCGTAATCTTCTCACCCCTCTGACCTTCTGCCAGTGCAGTTTAACCACGTGAAGTATAACTTTACTGCCTCAACGCGCCACGCATATGCGCCTCTTTTTACCCTCCTGTTCTAGTGAGGGCGGACGCGCTTGCCTGTCTGTAACCAGGTTGCCATAGGTGATGACCAGAGCTGATGACCACAGGTGATTAAGATTACCATAGTTGATTCTTGAAAACACTTCGCGAAGGTCAGAACGAAAGggagacagacaacacgagcgcggAAGTGAACAGTTTAGCTCAGCAAGAAGCCGTGCTGGGGTTCATACAGCGTGGTCGGGCCAGAGAAGGGACGAGGAAGCCGGAGACATGGTTACGAAGACACGAAGAAACTTTATACGAACTAATTTACTTTTGTACACGTAAGAGCAAATCGGAGTCTCTCTGTCGCACTCGTTGCCGAGTTTTATAAGGCTCATATACCCTAGAGTCCCTAGGTGGAGGATGGGCCTGCCGAGGAAGGAGTGTCCCGACGCGAACAGGCTGTGCAGCAAGCTGGTGCCGACCTCGTGCCGAGCTAAACTGTTCATATCCGTGCTTGTGTTGTTTGTTTCTCACCGGTCCCGTCCTCCGCGCTGTTTTGAAGAACAAACTTGCGCAGCTACAAGCCCAAATTTATACACCATATCTCAGTCCCTCGCCCCTTTTTTGTGCGCGTGCAGCCAGCGAGACGTGGGAGAAGGTGGCCGTGGAGGGCGCCGTGCCGACGCCTCGGTGCCGGCACGTGGCCCTGGTCAACCCGGGCATGGCCACCTGGGCCGACCGCGTGTCCTCCAGGGAAGAGGAGGAGTGTGCGGCTGCGCTGTCCCAGCACCGGCCCCGCGCCGCCGGCCGGGCCGCCTCGATGCGCTTCAAGGTGCACCCGGTGTCCCGGCTGTGCAGCAAGCGCACCGGCTCCCaggacgaggacgacgacgacgacggagGCTGCGCGTACGGCGGATGTGGCGCCCAGGTCAACCTCaggtgcgccccccccccccttccactccGGGACGGGGGACTACCAGTAGACGCGCATGAAGTAGTTGGGCGCCTCTGGGAATGCGCAGCGCTCTCGTGGCCGACTGATTTCGAATTCTTCAGCATGCGTCCCCGCGGGAAAGATCCACCGTGGGGGGAGACTGCTGCAACTTGTATATGTTCTTAGGTTTTCATGAAAACAAGCAGAGAACACCACAGTTCCGTCTTCTTTGAGGTGACAGCCACGTTGAATGTCTTCCATAGTTTCTATATTTCGGTTCTCAGCGCGGGATCTTTTTTTATGTGCTGCGGCAAGCATGACAGCGAGGTGGGCGGCCATATGGAACTGCCAAATGTATTCTTGGCTGTTTTCTGTCATGATGGCAAGGAAAAGCCCTGTTTAGGGGTTGCTGCCGGACAGCATTTTAACGGCGTTTGCGGTGACCAGAAGTTACGCACATGGCGGCTGTTACCGTGCACATATGGTCTTTGCCCTGACATCGTCAGATAAGCGTGTTTCTAGAGGGCAGGTTCAAGAGTGCACGCTGAAGTGTACGCAGCATGAAGCATGGAGCCGCATGCCCGCTGGTTCTGCCCGAGTTCATGGTGAAAGACAGTGATGAGGTCTGTTTGTGGTGGTTGGGAGAGCATGCTCTGGACGCAGCCTGCTTCGACGTACTTTCCGCGTCACTGCCCCGCGTGtcggcgcgcacacacacacaaacacggcGACCGGGGTTGCCGGCGCAGGTCTCTGAAGGAGAAGCTCTCCAGCAGCCGGCTGGTGCGCAGCATCTCCAGCGGCAACTACGCCGTGGGCGGCGTGCGCCGCGACGAGACCGTGAAGCTGCTGGAAGGGGACGGGGCGGCGTCCAACGCGCCCACTCCGCAAGCCATCCAGAAATCGGCCAGCTCAGACGCCGTGCTCGAGGCGTCCGACAGCAGCGGAGCGTCCACGCCCAGGCACCAGCTGACCGTGCGCGTGCGGCCCCTGTCCGAGATACTGCCCCGCAACCGGGACTGCTCGGTACCCGTGCCACCGGGCATGCTCAGCCCGCCGCCGCAGAGCAACAGGTCTCGACGCATCACAAGGTGCGCCTCTTCTCCCCCACATCGCCGCTGACACCCCTACCCCACCCCGCCGTCTCGCCTTTTAACCCTCATCCGTCTTCGCCGTGGATCCCCGCTGCTGTGAGGAGAGGGAAGCAACCCCTGAGCCCACCCGTCCTGCTCTATGACCGCTTCTGGTCGGATGCATCCGATATGTGCTTGGCCAAGTAAGGGCCCGCACAGGCTTCGGGACTGGTGTTGAACGATCGCTTTGTCTCCTTGCTGCTGATGGGCTGCGATGCGTGCCGTGGGCACCTCTCTTTGTCTTCCGCATGCAGCAGAGTCTGATCACACTTCAGCAAATCACTTGAGCGTCAACGATCGCCACACGTCTCTGGCTGCTAGTGCTAGTGGTGGGACGTCAGGGATCACCAACAATGCTAACCCTTAATAAGTTTACTCAATACACAACAAAAAGCTTGAATGTGTGTTGCGGCTTTTGCTGCGTAGAGCCGCCTGACTTGTCGCCGTTCGGGTGGTTGGTTTCACAGTTCCCAGAGCTTGAACACCTTCAACGTGTCTTCTTCGGCGGCTGCCTCAGCCGCTGCGCGGACGGGGGCCAGCTGCTGCTGCACGCCCACGACGACCACCGGTTCCGACCAGCAGCACACGCCGTGCGAGAACGCCACCGACCCCCGCGCCGACCTGCTCATCGACCTCGACCAGAGCAGCGTCAGGTAGGCACTTACGAGCGGGGTCTAAGAGAAAGGAACTTAAAGTTGCATCAGTCTTTGTAGCAAGACGTGGCCTGCATTGTTTTACTATATTCTGTTGTCTGTCTTCAGCCAGCTTTGTTTCATTGTTCCCGTTTTGAGGTGCTCTCcggtgtgtgtgttttctttttttctttttgtagcggtagccacatagctacattacggtaagatttcgagccttcagcgtcgcGCCGCCACTCTGtgacatggttggtcacgtggtgcggagcagctgccggcggcgcggcgccgtggctagccacgtggctcatcacgtgatgcggagcaggtGCTGCTGcaatagctgtgcgcatgcgccgtgtcaagtgggacgaagatgaaggagaaacgcccagagaaacggagcggcgaagggACTAACTTTTcaaattcaactgagcaagttccactcggccagctgtagctatcgcgtcactccaagtttaatcagagctaaaccaccgccatttttttttttgcaatgacaGCCTCAATCAGGACTCTCTGCTGAACGGACGGCATTGCCTTGGCTTCAACTTCGTAGTTATCGTACCCGAAAGCTATCGTATTCGCCTGCTGGACAACAATGATGTCACGCGGTTGCTGCGAGTAGTGGATGCACTGAGGCAGGACAGGGGGCTGTGTTGCAGCGCAACCATCACTATCACTTGTTCGTCCCGGTCAGCATGAAAAGCCTAGAAATTATTCTTAAGATCTGCAAAGCAGAACCACTGCAAAAGCCGTTTCTGTTGGCTCCTTCTTTTTCTCACCCATAAGTGGCGACCCCCGCAATAAACAGCGGCAAAAGCTGCTCCGAAGCAGCTTGTCGTGGCAGTGGCCTGAATAAAAGTTACCGACGCGAACCGCAACGGTTGTCAGCCTGAGACCGTCTGCGCTAACAGGCATCCCGATGCATAGCGCGGTCTCTGCGAACAGTAGAAACAGCCCCCCTTCCATTGCGCACCGCTCGTGCAGGTACCGCGCGGGCGGGCCCCGCCGCTCCACGAGCAGTTACACGTGGTTCTCGGACGCGAGCAGCTCCGGTGCGCC
The Amblyomma americanum isolate KBUSLIRL-KWMA chromosome 3, ASM5285725v1, whole genome shotgun sequence genome window above contains:
- the LOC144126030 gene encoding uncharacterized protein LOC144126030 isoform X3, yielding MHARSGKYTQQRKRDECATKGKGTSERTKTRHGAVGAHERRRQQRLRRTPPGAAQPLVRGAPGRHVGLRGPHRPPGALRLLDLPLRRRPLESSAASQGRPRRAARTRGRAGTGLHVPLRRGAGRRRQQRPLEVPLCQRDVGEGGRGGRRADASVPARGPGQPGHGHLGRPRVLQGRGGVCGCAVPAPAPRRRPGRLDALQGAPGVPAVQQAHRLPGRGRRRRRRLRVRRMWRPGQPQVSEGEALQQPAGAQHLQRQLRRGRRAPRRDREAAGRGRGGVQRAHSASHPEIGQLRRRARGVRQQRSVHAQAPADRARAAPVRDTAPQPGLLGTRATGHAQPAAAEQQVSTHHKFPELEHLQRVFFGGCLSRCADGGQLLLHAHDDHRFRPAAHAVRERHRPPRRPAHRPRPEQRQVPRGRAPPLHEQLHVVLGREQLRCAGQHSAAAVAQHVPLLGLLFVRRGGPRAAAGHHELPHGPRAPVTTHLAQRCHGGRHRAEHLQRRRPAGHTGGEGACALLGPGVPTHGHRVQPGGHGGQAGAAHPGHQGGELPEHARAAAQRRARDARQPAGRRTPRAAPVAALLLRVRRPRAGRPRSLPAAHLHLEALRVRAPSSAAWETSQPDARSAQRRG
- the LOC144126030 gene encoding uncharacterized protein LOC144126030 isoform X4 gives rise to the protein MHPSEKPVGTLRLRGANPVLPTCEADSHDLDTEQWELTSGEGSSGCGEHPPARHNHSCVVHQGAMWVYGGLTDLQERSDFWTYHFDGGRWSRVRQAKGGPVELHGHAAVQAQGFMYLFGGERAGAANNDLWRFHFASETWEKVAVEGAVPTPRCRHVALVNPGMATWADRVSSREEEECAAALSQHRPRAAGRAASMRFKVHPVSRLCSKRTGSQDEDDDDDGGCAYGGCGAQVNLRSLKEKLSSSRLVRSISSGNYAVGGVRRDETVKLLEGDGAASNAPTPQAIQKSASSDAVLEASDSSGASTPRHQLTVRVRPLSEILPRNRDCSVPVPPGMLSPPPQSNRSRRITSSQSLNTFNVSSSAAASAAARTGASCCCTPTTTTGSDQQHTPCENATDPRADLLIDLDQSSVRYRAGGPRRSTSSYTWFSDASSSGAPASTPLQLSHSTSHCSGYYSFAEEDPELQRDIMNFLTGHGPRSRPTSLNAATAAAIELSTFSAAAQPGIQVVKERARSWDRVSQRTATVCSQAATVAKRAPPIQAIKEESCQSTPVRLRSAGRATHGSPPGGGRPELHQWRLCFYVFGGREQGAPGLYRQPISIWKLYV
- the LOC144126030 gene encoding uncharacterized protein LOC144126030 isoform X1 — protein: MWAQVQLASAPGGGEAPAGAKESGAAPSSRSKHAMCISQDGCFYLLAGRSANLPLKDLWRFDPVQSRWEEVRCRGSRPPCLQEHTVVSWKGKLYVFGGEVGFASTGETPLWIFDTGSGAWRKHPGGGERQRPTGRRGHTCVVHNGAMHVFGGYQDLRGSSSQLWAFRFDTEQWELTSGEGSSGCGEHPPARHNHSCVVHQGAMWVYGGLTDLQERSDFWTYHFDGGRWSRVRQAKGGPVELHGHAAVQAQGFMYLFGGERAGAANNDLWRFHFASETWEKVAVEGAVPTPRCRHVALVNPGMATWADRVSSREEEECAAALSQHRPRAAGRAASMRFKVHPVSRLCSKRTGSQDEDDDDDGGCAYGGCGAQVNLRSLKEKLSSSRLVRSISSGNYAVGGVRRDETVKLLEGDGAASNAPTPQAIQKSASSDAVLEASDSSGASTPRHQLTVRVRPLSEILPRNRDCSVPVPPGMLSPPPQSNRSRRITSSQSLNTFNVSSSAAASAAARTGASCCCTPTTTTGSDQQHTPCENATDPRADLLIDLDQSSVRYRAGGPRRSTSSYTWFSDASSSGAPASTPLQLSHSTSHCSGYYSFAEEDPELQRDIMNFLTGHGPRSRPTSLNAATAAAIELSTFSAAAQPGIQVVKERARSWDRVSQRTATVCSQAATVAKRAPPIQAIKEESCQSTPVRLRSAGRATHGSPPGGGRPELHQWRLCFYVFGGREQGAPGLYRQPISIWKLYV